The proteins below come from a single Paraburkholderia flagellata genomic window:
- a CDS encoding winged helix-turn-helix domain-containing protein, with protein sequence MTKSPNDQPRTDAPAPEQAQKPALPEVRFRMRIIQGDTIALGPGKVSLLEAVREHGSISAAARSMNMSYRRAWLLMDELNRALESPATVSEHGGQSGGGSMLTPVGEEIVRLYRSIEARAAAVCDTEIEALVKLVKT encoded by the coding sequence ATGACCAAGTCCCCCAACGATCAACCGCGCACAGACGCCCCCGCGCCCGAACAGGCGCAGAAACCGGCTCTACCCGAGGTGCGTTTTCGCATGCGCATCATTCAGGGCGACACGATCGCGCTCGGGCCAGGCAAGGTGTCGCTGCTCGAAGCCGTTCGCGAGCATGGCTCGATCTCGGCTGCGGCGCGCAGCATGAACATGTCGTACCGGCGCGCATGGCTGTTGATGGACGAACTCAACCGCGCGCTGGAGTCGCCGGCCACGGTTTCGGAACATGGCGGGCAGAGCGGCGGCGGTAGCATGCTCACGCCAGTGGGCGAAGAGATCGTTCGCCTGTATCGCAGCATCGAGGCGCGCGCCGCAGCGGTCTGCGATACCGAGATCGAGGCGCTCGTCAAACTCGTGAAAACCTGA
- a CDS encoding MFS transporter, which translates to MTTPSPEAASDDPPSLSRNRGFRRFYGARVLSSLAFQMLAVAMGWHIYALTHSAFALGLVGLAQFLPMFCLTLVVGHVADRYDRRRIASVCQFIECAAALTFAAGTIGGWLSAPLIYVLAACVGASRAFESPAISSLLPGVVPRSQLPNATAWSTSANQTANIVGPALGGLLYGIGATPAFAACSLAFAAAATLSRTIPMRAKPPARTPVTLESVFSGIAFIRSQPVILGALSLDLFAVLFGGATALLPVFARDILHAGPIALGLLRSATAAGALAGSIWLAHFPLRRRPGLAMFGGVIVFGCATIAFGLSHNIVVSLMALAVLGASDVVSVVVRTSLVQLRTPDETLGRVSAVNSLFIGTSNQLGEFESGLTAGWWGAQRAVLVGGVATICVALLWMRLFPALRDTRTLEREETRATASAN; encoded by the coding sequence ATGACCACACCCTCTCCGGAGGCGGCGTCCGACGACCCGCCCAGTCTTTCGCGCAATCGCGGTTTCCGGCGCTTCTATGGCGCGCGCGTGCTGTCGTCGCTTGCGTTCCAGATGCTCGCCGTCGCCATGGGCTGGCACATCTACGCGCTCACGCATAGTGCGTTCGCGCTCGGTCTCGTCGGCCTCGCGCAGTTCCTGCCGATGTTCTGCCTCACGCTCGTCGTCGGCCACGTGGCGGACCGGTACGACCGCAGACGCATCGCATCGGTTTGCCAGTTCATTGAATGTGCCGCCGCGCTGACCTTCGCAGCCGGCACGATCGGCGGCTGGCTGAGCGCGCCGCTCATTTACGTGCTCGCCGCTTGCGTGGGCGCGTCGCGCGCGTTCGAGTCGCCCGCCATTTCGTCCTTGCTCCCGGGCGTCGTGCCGCGCTCACAACTCCCTAATGCGACTGCCTGGTCGACCTCGGCGAACCAGACCGCGAACATCGTCGGTCCGGCGCTGGGCGGTCTGCTGTACGGCATCGGCGCGACGCCGGCCTTTGCGGCCTGCTCGCTCGCGTTCGCGGCGGCGGCCACACTCTCGCGCACGATTCCGATGCGCGCGAAACCGCCCGCGCGCACGCCTGTCACGCTCGAATCGGTGTTCTCGGGCATCGCGTTCATCCGTTCGCAGCCCGTCATTCTCGGCGCGTTGTCGCTCGATCTGTTCGCAGTATTGTTCGGCGGCGCGACGGCACTCTTGCCTGTGTTTGCGCGCGACATTCTGCACGCCGGGCCCATCGCGCTCGGGCTCCTGCGTTCGGCGACGGCCGCGGGCGCGCTGGCGGGCTCGATCTGGCTCGCGCACTTTCCGCTGCGGCGCCGGCCGGGTCTCGCGATGTTCGGCGGCGTGATTGTGTTCGGCTGCGCGACGATCGCGTTCGGGCTCTCGCACAACATCGTCGTGTCGCTCATGGCGCTGGCGGTGCTGGGTGCCTCGGACGTCGTGAGCGTGGTCGTGCGCACGTCGCTCGTGCAGTTGCGCACGCCCGATGAAACGCTCGGCCGAGTGAGCGCGGTCAATTCGCTTTTCATTGGCACATCGAACCAGCTTGGCGAATTCGAATCGGGGCTCACGGCTGGCTGGTGGGGTGCGCAGCGCGCCGTCCTCGTGGGCGGCGTGGCGACGATCTGCGTCGCGCTGCTGTGGATGCGGCTCTTTCCCGCCCTGCGCGACACGCGCACGCTAGAACGCGAAGAGACGCGCGCCACCGCGAGCGCGAACTGA
- a CDS encoding ABC transporter permease, which yields MEFSFNLNRTANASAWRVLPNRWDFVAFPLMIGLIAMAAVGFHETMAPIATLKTQVISLDPANLPEYAMRTTLRMLAAMVASLTFTLVYGTLAAKSRRAGIVLVPILDILQSVPVLGYISFTVTFFLALFPSRVLGAELAAIFAIFTSQAWNMTFSFYQSLRTVPRDLDEVSRGFHLTAWQRFWKLEVPFSMPGLIWNMMMSMSGGWFFVVASEAITVGNNTITLPGVGAYLAQAIAEKNLHAVGWVILAMIVVILAYDQFLFRPLVAWADKFRMENTSSGDAPESWLLDLIRRTRLIHRLLVPMGFMLATLARIPLRVQLPKSLPVVTTMSKRSRLGDIVWAVFVIALTVFVVWRVVAYVRTGVTLDEVWHVFVLGLITLFRVLLLIAIASVIWVPLGVLIGLRPALAEKVQPLAQFLAAFPANLLFPVFVIVIVRFHLNPDIWLSPLIVLGTQWYILFNVIAGASAYPNDYKEAATNFRIRGWQWWKKAMLPGIFPYYITGAITASGGAWNASIVSEFVQWGDTKVVAHGLGAYIAETTAAGDFPKIILGIAMMSLFVTLFNRVLWRPLYTYAESRLRLD from the coding sequence ATGGAGTTCAGCTTCAACCTGAACCGCACGGCCAACGCCTCGGCGTGGCGCGTGCTGCCGAACCGCTGGGACTTCGTGGCGTTCCCGCTGATGATCGGCCTGATCGCGATGGCGGCCGTGGGCTTCCACGAGACCATGGCGCCCATCGCCACGCTCAAGACCCAGGTCATCTCGCTCGACCCGGCCAACCTGCCTGAGTACGCCATGCGCACCACGCTGCGCATGCTGGCGGCGATGGTCGCCTCGCTCACCTTCACGCTCGTGTACGGCACGCTCGCGGCGAAGAGCCGCCGCGCGGGCATCGTGCTCGTGCCGATTCTCGACATCCTGCAGTCCGTGCCGGTGCTCGGCTATATCTCCTTCACGGTCACGTTCTTCCTCGCGCTCTTTCCCTCGCGTGTGTTGGGCGCCGAACTCGCGGCGATCTTCGCGATCTTCACGAGCCAGGCGTGGAACATGACCTTCAGCTTCTACCAGTCGCTGCGCACTGTGCCGCGCGATCTGGACGAGGTCTCGCGCGGCTTTCACCTGACCGCATGGCAGCGTTTCTGGAAGCTCGAAGTGCCGTTCTCGATGCCGGGCCTCATCTGGAACATGATGATGTCGATGTCGGGCGGCTGGTTCTTCGTGGTGGCTTCCGAAGCGATCACGGTGGGCAACAACACGATCACGCTGCCGGGTGTTGGCGCGTATCTGGCCCAGGCGATCGCGGAAAAGAATCTGCACGCCGTGGGTTGGGTGATCCTCGCGATGATCGTGGTCATTCTTGCGTACGACCAGTTCCTGTTCCGCCCGCTCGTGGCGTGGGCCGACAAGTTCCGCATGGAGAATACGAGTTCGGGCGACGCGCCGGAATCGTGGCTCCTCGACCTCATTCGCCGCACGCGCCTCATTCACCGCCTGCTCGTGCCGATGGGCTTCATGCTCGCCACGCTCGCGCGCATTCCGTTGCGCGTGCAACTGCCGAAGTCACTGCCCGTCGTCACCACGATGAGCAAGCGCTCGCGCCTGGGCGACATCGTATGGGCCGTGTTCGTGATCGCGCTGACCGTGTTCGTGGTGTGGCGCGTCGTGGCCTATGTGCGCACGGGCGTGACGCTCGATGAAGTCTGGCACGTGTTCGTGCTCGGCCTCATCACGCTCTTTCGCGTGCTGCTGCTGATCGCCATCGCTTCGGTGATCTGGGTGCCGCTCGGTGTGCTGATCGGCTTGCGCCCGGCGCTCGCCGAGAAGGTCCAGCCGCTCGCGCAGTTTCTCGCCGCGTTCCCGGCGAATCTGCTGTTTCCGGTGTTCGTGATCGTGATCGTGCGCTTTCACCTGAACCCGGACATCTGGCTTTCGCCGCTCATCGTGCTCGGCACGCAGTGGTACATCCTCTTCAACGTGATCGCGGGCGCGAGCGCCTATCCGAACGATTACAAGGAAGCGGCCACGAACTTCCGCATTCGCGGCTGGCAATGGTGGAAAAAAGCCATGCTGCCGGGCATTTTCCCGTACTACATCACGGGCGCGATCACGGCTTCCGGCGGTGCATGGAACGCGAGCATCGTCTCCGAGTTCGTTCAGTGGGGCGACACGAAAGTCGTCGCGCATGGCCTTGGCGCGTACATCGCAGAAACGACCGCCGCTGGCGACTTCCCGAAGATCATCCTGGGCATCGCGATGATGTCCCTGTTCGTTACGCTGTTCAACCGCGTGCTCTGGCGTCCGCTGTACACGTACGCCGAGTCCCGGCTGCGCCTCGATTGA
- a CDS encoding TOBE domain-containing protein — protein sequence MRTSARNHFSGQISAVKAGAVNDEVTLRADGGLEIVAIITHGSAASLGLAAGKPAFALVKASSVILMVDGDASKVSTRNVVAGTVSSVTKGAVNAEVVLAAPGGAQIAAIVTNDSVDRLGLAAGKQAAALFKASSVIVGVDA from the coding sequence ATGCGTACCAGCGCCCGTAATCATTTCTCCGGCCAGATTAGCGCGGTCAAGGCCGGCGCCGTCAACGACGAAGTCACGTTGCGCGCCGATGGCGGGCTCGAGATCGTCGCGATCATCACGCATGGCAGTGCCGCTTCGCTGGGTCTCGCCGCTGGCAAGCCGGCCTTCGCGCTCGTGAAGGCATCGTCGGTGATCCTCATGGTCGACGGCGACGCGAGCAAGGTGTCCACGCGCAATGTCGTGGCCGGTACGGTTTCGTCGGTCACGAAGGGGGCGGTGAATGCGGAAGTCGTGCTCGCGGCCCCGGGCGGCGCGCAAATCGCGGCCATTGTGACGAACGACAGCGTCGATCGTCTCGGCCTCGCGGCGGGCAAGCAGGCTGCGGCGCTCTTCAAGGCATCGAGCGTGATCGTCGGCGTCGACGCTTGA
- a CDS encoding nitrogen fixation protein NifQ, whose protein sequence is MNNESAALPPSRDFDALAAARCDALTGAPAAPRTPDAWLFSRLVAAREVRGELPLLGLSRAQIEALGARHFVCPVTNDALHAHVVTDASHAAFAAAMHALLVVLAAPQANPDDVRCLAAIIAQACLRPDHLWRDLGLRGRDDVTRMLERFFPEVVARNVEGLRWKKLLARELALASGATPGPAPGCPGCEDFGFCFPAGR, encoded by the coding sequence ATGAACAACGAATCCGCTGCGCTGCCGCCGTCGCGCGATTTCGATGCACTGGCCGCCGCGCGCTGCGACGCCCTGACGGGTGCGCCAGCGGCGCCGCGCACGCCGGATGCCTGGCTCTTCTCACGGCTCGTCGCGGCGCGCGAGGTGCGCGGCGAATTGCCGTTGCTTGGGCTATCGCGTGCGCAGATCGAGGCGCTTGGTGCACGGCACTTCGTGTGCCCGGTGACGAATGACGCGCTGCACGCGCACGTGGTAACGGATGCGTCGCATGCTGCGTTCGCCGCGGCAATGCATGCCCTTCTCGTTGTGCTTGCTGCGCCGCAAGCCAACCCCGACGACGTGCGTTGCCTCGCCGCAATCATTGCCCAAGCGTGTCTGCGACCCGATCATCTGTGGCGCGATCTCGGCCTGCGTGGCCGCGATGACGTGACGCGCATGCTGGAGCGTTTTTTTCCCGAGGTCGTGGCGCGCAATGTGGAAGGCTTGCGCTGGAAGAAACTGCTGGCGCGCGAACTTGCGCTGGCATCGGGCGCCACGCCAGGCCCTGCGCCCGGCTGTCCCGGCTGCGAGGATTTCGGCTTCTGCTTTCCCGCCGGGCGTTAG
- a CDS encoding zinc-finger-containing protein: MRVGRPVKALPQPLCDYCGAKAVLARFADEAYPYRDDHGPLWVCTPCEAWIGVPARSTRNVPLGRLANAALRDAKSRLHDALEPLVAAKMRRDKVNAFEARGKAIRWLGEELGFDLPNPSIHLLTLEQCEQAIAHIEAFMAARRGQGSGEAPGEGGRR; encoded by the coding sequence ATGCGCGTAGGCCGTCCCGTCAAGGCGCTGCCGCAGCCACTGTGCGATTACTGCGGCGCGAAAGCGGTGCTCGCGCGCTTTGCCGACGAGGCCTACCCGTATCGCGACGATCACGGCCCGCTCTGGGTCTGCACGCCCTGCGAGGCGTGGATCGGCGTGCCCGCGCGCAGCACGCGCAACGTACCGCTCGGCCGGCTTGCCAACGCCGCACTGCGCGACGCCAAGAGCCGCCTGCACGACGCGCTCGAACCGCTAGTGGCCGCGAAAATGCGGCGTGACAAGGTCAACGCCTTCGAGGCGCGCGGCAAGGCCATCCGCTGGCTGGGGGAGGAACTGGGCTTCGACCTGCCCAATCCGTCGATTCATCTCCTGACGCTCGAGCAGTGCGAGCAGGCCATCGCCCACATCGAGGCGTTCATGGCCGCGCGCCGCGGACAGGGCAGCGGCGAGGCTCCGGGCGAGGGCGGCCGGCGCTGA
- a CDS encoding extracellular solute-binding protein — MFIRKLVASVVVMSGVMGAMGASANAFADESDVNVLYAGSLVNLMEKSVGPAFEKETGLHFKGYAAGSNKIANEIKGKLRRGDVFISASPKVNTSLMGEANGNHVTWYVNFAESPLLIGYNPKSRFANDFKTTKWNQVLQEPGIRLGRTDPKLDPKGAFTVELMTKAAQAYNQPDLVEKTLGAPDNPEQVLPEETLVGRLQSGQLDAGFFYSTETSDLKIPAIHPAPELKIKANYTLTILNDAPNSAGAARFVNFLLSAEGRKLLAEHGVDVTKPAVNGQTQAIPPSVQAVIDAAQQ, encoded by the coding sequence ATGTTTATCCGCAAGCTGGTGGCCTCAGTCGTCGTGATGAGCGGTGTGATGGGTGCGATGGGCGCAAGCGCCAACGCATTCGCCGACGAATCCGATGTCAACGTGCTCTATGCAGGCTCGCTCGTGAACCTCATGGAAAAGAGCGTGGGCCCCGCGTTCGAAAAGGAAACGGGCCTGCATTTCAAGGGCTACGCGGCAGGCTCGAACAAGATCGCCAATGAAATAAAGGGCAAGCTGCGCCGCGGCGATGTGTTCATCAGCGCGAGCCCGAAGGTCAACACGAGCCTCATGGGCGAGGCCAATGGCAATCACGTGACGTGGTACGTGAATTTCGCCGAATCGCCGCTCTTGATCGGCTACAACCCGAAGAGCCGTTTCGCCAACGACTTCAAGACGACGAAGTGGAATCAGGTGCTGCAGGAACCGGGCATCCGCCTTGGCCGCACCGACCCGAAGCTCGACCCGAAGGGCGCCTTCACCGTGGAACTCATGACGAAGGCCGCGCAGGCGTACAACCAGCCTGATCTCGTCGAGAAGACGCTCGGCGCGCCGGATAATCCCGAGCAGGTGCTGCCGGAAGAAACGCTCGTTGGCCGTCTGCAGTCTGGTCAGCTGGACGCGGGCTTCTTCTACTCGACCGAAACCTCTGACCTGAAGATTCCGGCGATCCACCCCGCGCCCGAACTGAAGATCAAGGCGAACTACACGCTCACGATCCTGAACGACGCACCCAACAGCGCCGGCGCTGCGCGCTTCGTGAACTTCCTGCTTTCGGCCGAAGGCCGCAAGCTGCTCGCTGAGCACGGCGTGGACGTGACGAAGCCCGCCGTCAACGGTCAGACCCAGGCGATCCCGCCGTCGGTCCAGGCCGTGATCGACGCCGCACAGCAATGA
- a CDS encoding DUF2325 domain-containing protein produces the protein MHAPPFRLARTPGTTSAQETPLRVLADADCCGPSQAELARARQRTRLAELDAHLHCSIIGTCLSTHELRKLVPKFTRLDAQRASDLEIHHAAVELAIEGGAGGKALQKALDTRYAGAVRRFASARDAQAVLALWNESLASGDIPPAYWALMTHPATTMEVRQAAFGELHMLSHLVGAANRADLRRLVALEAENAELQAKIERQQARLHEMSGERDAARNALEAQTAQLAAQRETAPQQAQLEALQEALAARDARVALHTSRREIAEQRANADAAALHTLRAQLDEAHALIDALRAEVHAMEQTTQAHEDPQAQRALPENALKGRRIVYVGGRPGSNHALRRWVESAGGELTVHDGGVEDRKGLLAAALANADLAVFPVDCIDHDSMSTLKRVCERHQVAWHPLRTASLASFVELMVRLHANATPTLAAVPVSRFCLRHG, from the coding sequence ATGCACGCACCGCCGTTCCGCCTTGCCCGCACGCCGGGCACCACATCTGCCCAAGAGACCCCGCTGCGCGTCCTTGCGGATGCAGACTGCTGCGGCCCTTCGCAAGCCGAACTCGCCCGCGCGCGGCAGCGCACGCGCCTCGCCGAACTCGACGCCCATCTGCACTGCTCCATCATCGGCACCTGCCTGAGCACGCATGAGCTGCGCAAGCTCGTCCCGAAATTCACGAGGCTCGACGCCCAGCGCGCGAGCGATCTCGAGATCCACCATGCCGCGGTCGAACTGGCGATAGAAGGCGGCGCGGGCGGCAAGGCACTGCAAAAGGCCCTCGACACGCGCTATGCAGGTGCGGTGCGCCGTTTTGCCAGTGCGCGCGACGCGCAAGCCGTGCTCGCGCTCTGGAATGAATCGCTCGCGAGCGGCGACATCCCACCGGCTTACTGGGCGCTGATGACGCATCCGGCCACGACGATGGAGGTGCGCCAGGCCGCGTTCGGCGAGCTGCACATGCTCTCGCACCTGGTTGGCGCCGCCAATCGCGCCGACTTGCGCCGCCTCGTGGCACTGGAAGCAGAGAACGCCGAACTACAGGCCAAAATCGAGCGCCAGCAGGCGCGCCTGCACGAGATGAGCGGTGAACGGGACGCGGCGCGCAACGCCCTCGAAGCGCAAACCGCGCAGTTGGCGGCGCAGCGCGAAACAGCGCCTCAGCAGGCGCAGCTCGAAGCGCTGCAGGAAGCGCTCGCGGCACGCGATGCGCGGGTCGCGCTGCATACGAGCCGCCGCGAAATCGCCGAGCAGCGCGCGAATGCCGACGCCGCCGCGCTCCACACGCTGCGCGCGCAACTCGACGAAGCCCATGCGCTGATCGACGCCTTGCGCGCCGAAGTCCACGCCATGGAGCAGACAACGCAAGCGCACGAGGATCCACAGGCCCAACGCGCACTTCCCGAGAATGCGCTCAAGGGCCGCCGCATCGTATACGTGGGTGGCAGGCCGGGTTCGAATCACGCGCTCAGGCGCTGGGTGGAGTCGGCGGGAGGCGAGCTGACGGTGCACGACGGCGGCGTGGAAGATCGCAAGGGCCTGCTCGCTGCGGCGCTCGCAAACGCGGATCTAGCGGTGTTTCCCGTGGACTGCATCGACCACGATTCAATGAGCACGCTCAAGCGCGTGTGCGAACGGCACCAGGTGGCGTGGCACCCGCTGCGCACGGCGAGCCTTGCCAGCTTCGTCGAGTTGATGGTGCGGCTGCATGCGAACGCAACACCCACGCTTGCCGCGGTGCCCGTCTCGCGTTTCTGCTTGCGCCACGGCTAA
- a CDS encoding ABC transporter ATP-binding protein/permease encodes MTQAAQVTVKRSQPLWWLGALLAVYLCAPFVASIPQIGQADWAGVDWHATWSAVGVSVASASVATFVILLGGVPLGYWLARSRARGIALVGFVVQLPLALPPLTSGVLLLFLIGPYSGIGQLFGGSLTDSFTGIVLAETFVAAPFLIVAARSAFTAVDPVFDDVAATLGHHAASRFFRVTLPIAWPAIRAGLALAWLRAFGEFGATVMVAYHPYSLPVYTYVVFGGQGLPAMMPLLLPTLGIAIICAVLSVYSRGARSTLAVNLDNGDELTSITPAATASDHAGLRLAFAARRHLGSFTLDVSWQPQTRRLAIIGPSGSGKSLALRIVAGLERNDAGFVTLGATDLGVLPPERRQIGYMPQDYGLFPHMTVAQQLAFPVDADAASARYWLAHLGLDALTQRLPHQLSFGQRQRVALARALTRHTQLLLFDEPFAALDTPRRRRLQQSLRALQREVGAVTVIVTHDPDEAALLADEVLVIEQGRVLQAGAVADVFQRPATLRVAELLGLHNVGEGIVRAGGAIETPTGLRLPCADTSLAVGSRVMWRVSPRALVATQEGAWQGRIAGTSLRHGDRYVAVEIAGVTFDIAAEDAPASQSGDLRFTIDANGVLAWPAHCA; translated from the coding sequence ATGACACAAGCCGCGCAGGTTACTGTGAAGCGCTCGCAGCCGCTCTGGTGGCTCGGCGCACTGCTCGCGGTCTACCTGTGCGCGCCGTTCGTCGCGAGCATTCCGCAGATCGGCCAGGCGGACTGGGCAGGCGTCGACTGGCACGCCACCTGGTCGGCAGTCGGCGTTTCGGTGGCGAGCGCGAGCGTGGCCACGTTCGTTATCCTGCTGGGCGGCGTGCCGCTCGGCTACTGGCTCGCGCGTTCGCGCGCGCGCGGCATCGCGCTCGTCGGCTTCGTCGTGCAGTTGCCGCTGGCGCTGCCGCCGCTCACGAGCGGCGTGCTGCTGCTGTTTCTCATCGGGCCATATAGCGGTATCGGCCAGCTGTTCGGCGGCTCGCTCACCGACTCCTTCACGGGCATCGTGCTCGCCGAAACCTTCGTGGCCGCGCCGTTCCTGATCGTCGCGGCGCGCTCGGCGTTCACCGCCGTCGATCCCGTATTCGACGACGTCGCCGCCACGCTCGGCCATCATGCTGCCAGCCGTTTCTTTCGCGTCACGCTGCCCATCGCGTGGCCCGCCATCCGCGCGGGGCTCGCGCTCGCCTGGCTGCGCGCGTTCGGCGAGTTCGGTGCGACCGTGATGGTGGCGTATCACCCGTATTCGCTGCCTGTCTATACCTACGTCGTGTTCGGCGGCCAGGGCCTGCCAGCGATGATGCCGCTCCTGCTGCCCACGCTCGGCATTGCGATCATCTGCGCGGTGCTCTCCGTCTATAGTCGAGGCGCGCGCTCGACGCTGGCGGTGAACCTCGACAACGGCGACGAACTCACCAGTATCACGCCCGCCGCCACCGCGTCGGATCACGCCGGCCTGCGTCTCGCCTTCGCGGCGCGCCGCCATCTCGGCTCGTTCACGCTCGACGTTTCGTGGCAGCCGCAAACGCGCCGGCTCGCGATCATCGGCCCTTCGGGTTCGGGCAAGTCGCTCGCGCTGCGCATCGTCGCCGGGCTCGAACGCAACGACGCGGGCTTCGTCACGCTCGGCGCGACCGACCTCGGCGTGCTGCCGCCAGAGCGCCGCCAGATCGGCTACATGCCGCAGGACTACGGGCTCTTTCCGCACATGACGGTGGCGCAGCAGCTTGCGTTTCCCGTCGATGCCGACGCCGCCAGCGCACGTTACTGGCTCGCGCACCTCGGCCTCGACGCGCTCACGCAGCGCCTGCCGCACCAGCTCTCGTTCGGCCAGCGTCAGCGTGTGGCGCTTGCACGTGCGCTCACACGGCACACGCAACTGCTGCTGTTCGACGAGCCGTTCGCCGCACTCGACACGCCGCGCCGCCGCCGCCTGCAGCAATCGTTGCGGGCGCTGCAACGCGAAGTGGGCGCGGTGACGGTGATCGTCACGCACGACCCCGACGAAGCCGCCCTGCTCGCCGACGAAGTGCTCGTGATCGAACAGGGACGCGTGCTGCAGGCAGGCGCCGTGGCCGACGTTTTCCAGCGGCCCGCCACGCTGCGTGTGGCCGAATTGCTCGGCCTGCACAACGTCGGCGAAGGGATCGTGCGAGCTGGCGGCGCGATCGAAACGCCGACGGGACTGCGCCTGCCGTGCGCCGACACATCGCTTGCGGTAGGCTCGCGCGTGATGTGGCGCGTCTCGCCGCGCGCGCTCGTCGCGACGCAAGAGGGCGCGTGGCAAGGGCGCATTGCGGGCACGTCGCTGCGTCACGGCGACCGCTACGTTGCAGTCGAGATCGCAGGCGTTACCTTCGATATCGCCGCCGAAGACGCGCCGGCATCGCAATCCGGCGACCTGCGCTTCACCATCGACGCGAACGGCGTGCTCGCCTGGCCGGCGCACTGCGCCTGA